The Anaerotignum propionicum DSM 1682 sequence TCCCTAGGGTTTACCTATGAGAATACCTATAGGGATATTGTAGACTTAATCCAATGTGGCGCTTTGCCTGACAGCTATATTGATGAGTCAACAAATTGTGTTGTATCACCATATATCAAAAAAAGGGTTTATGATTATAAAAACAAAATAGAGTTGAAAGAAGAACCTAAAAAATTCACATCGAGGACAGTGAAATGTCCCAATTGTGGTGGTATGAATAGTATCACGGGAAATGACAATGAGTGTGAATACTGTGGTTCACCTCTTGCTTATCAATGTATGTAGTTCAAAGTTAAGTTATAATAAAAGGAAAAGCAACCTCATTACATTAGACTGTTTGCGAAATATGCAAATGGTCTATTTTTTTACTTAATATGTTCAATATACTTTACAAATATTAGTAAAAAGGGTAACTAAGGGGACATACTTTAATGATATTATTCTACCATAGATATTTGTAAACAAGCTCATAGAGGCAATGGAATACCGTTGATGTCTTATTGTAAAAATATAAAGCAAAAGAGGGCATTGTTTATTGATATCTTGTATCTGTGGACAGCTCCGCACAGATACTTGTTCCAAAAATTGTATAAAGGAGGGGATTTATCAAGGAAATGAAGAACAGAAGGTGGAGGGAAGAAATGTTTCAAAGGTTAGGTGGACGAAATGGCAAGATGGGCTAAGGTAGACTTTAAACAGTTAACCAAACTGCGAGATGAAGTAAACAAGTTCCATGGAGAGGAATTTCCCAAGTTCCAAGAGAAAATGGAAAGAGAGATGGCCACCAGACTGGTGCTTAAGGCGTTGAAGCGTACCCCCACGGATCCTAAGGATTCCCCTGGGATAAGAGCAGGTTGGAGCATTGGCGACGTGCGTTACGAAGGTGGCTCTTACAGCATTGAGGTATACAATAGCTGCATTTATGCCAACTCCGTTGAATGGGGATATTTGGCGAAGGATGGGAGGACTTTAATACCCGGACGTTTTATGCTGCATCTTTCGGAAGAGGAGCTACGCCAAGATGCTGACAAGGTAATAGAAGAAAAGCTGATGGAAGTTTTAAGGAGGGGTTTCCCATGATATCTAAATTGATGACAGGGATTGAACATGCAATACGAAAGGAATTCCCTGAAACTACCTACAAAATTTATACTGAGACAACGGAGTATGATTCGCCCTGTTTCTTTATACGTTGTATAAGTCAAAGCCGAAATGCAAAGCTTGGAGAGAGATTTATGCTTAACACTTCCTTTGAGGTACAGTATTTCTCAGGCAGGGGCAATAACGAATGCTGGGAAGTGGCAGAAAAGCTGAGGGAGCTTTTAGATGTAATCTCTCTTGGGGAGGATTTGGTGCAGGGGCGCAACGGCAATTACAGGGTTGACAGCGGTGTGCTGCATTTTGTGATGGATTATAACCTACCTATGATGCGAGAGCAGGATGCAGTGGATTTAATGGAAGAGGTGACTGTGTATGGCAAAGCAAGGGAATCAGGAAAATAAAAAAGAGGAACGATATTTTTCCAAGGAGGCAATTTTGCAAAGTCAGAAATATGGAGCTAATGGTGATTTGCTTTTTGCAATATTGGCAGACGACAAGGTATTTACTTCTATGGAAATTGACAACACGATTGATGAATTTCAAAAAGGAAAGGTGAGATAAATGGGATTAGGCGGCGGTACATATTTGGTACAAAACAAGACCCTTCCAGGGGCATATATTAACTTTATTTCGGCAGCAAGAGCTTCTGCGACACTATCAGACAGAGGATATGCAGCAATGGCGTTAGAATTGGACTGGGGTGTAGATGGTGAAATGTTCACCATTGAAAACGGAGATTTCCAAAAAGATTCCCTAAAAATCCTCGGCTACGATTACAGCCATGAAAAGCTTAAGGGTCTGCGTGATTTATTTTGCAATGCAAAAACATTATACGCTTATCGCTTAAACAGCGGCAATAAGGCGGTAAACCCCTTTGCAACAGCACGTTATAGCGGTATTCGCGGGAATGATATTAAAATTATGATTTCTGCCAATGTGGACGAGCCCACAAAATTTGATGTTGTTACGTTAATGGAAAACACAAAAGTAGATATTCAGACTGTAGCTGAGGCAGCAGAATTAAAGGATAATAACTTCGTTGTGTTTAAAAAGGATGGGGTTTTACAAGAAACAGCGGCAACTCCTTTGGCAGGCGGTACAAACGGTCAAACAACAGGTGCATCTTATCAGGCGTTTTTGGATAAGGCGGAAGCCTACAGCTTTAATACATTGGGTTGTCTTTCAAAGGAAGAGAGCATCAAGGGCCTTTTTGTTGCCTTTACCAAGCGTTTAAGAGATGAAATGGGCATCAAATTTCAGACCGTTATGTTTAACAAGGCGGCAGATTACGAAGGAATCATCAATTTAAAAAACAAGGTGACAGATGGTGAAGAAACAAGTCTTGTTTATTGGCTGACAGGTGCGACCGCAGGTTGTGCCGTAAACAAATCTATTGCCAATAAGGAATATGACGGCGAGTTTTTGGTAGATACAGCCTATAAACAGAGTCAATATGCAGCGGCATTGGATGCGGGTGAATTTGTATTCCATAAAATCGGTGACGAGGTAAGGGTATTAGACGATATTAACAGCTTTGTTTCCGTTAACACAGACAAAAATGAAGATTTTGCAAGTAATCAGGTTATCAGAGTCATTGACCAGATCGGCAACGATATTGCTGTGCTTTTTAACACACGATATATGGGGAAAGTACAGAACAATGAATCGGGCAGAATCGCTTTTTGGAACGACTTGGTTTCCTACAATAAGCAGATGGAACAAATTCAGGCAATTGAAAACTTTGTTTCTGATGAATTGATTGTAAAAAAAGGCAATGATAAAAAATCCGTAGTTGTGGTGAATCCTGTGACACCAGTTTGCGCCATGACAAAGCTGTATATGACCGTTGTTGTTGAATAAGAGAGGGGGCAGAGAGATGAGTAATATTACAATGCTGAGCAAAGATGCTATTTCTGCGAAAAAAGCAGAGTGCTTCATTACCATTGAAGGGAACCGTTACAACTTTATGAGTGCCATTTCCGTAGAGGCAAAAATGGAGAAAACAAAGGCGGAAGTTCCTATTTTAGGTAGAATGAACAAAGGTCATAAGGCAGTGGGGGCAAATGGTACTGGTAGTGCCACCTTTCACTATAACACATCTATTTTTCGTGAATTGATGAAGCGTTATCAAGATACGGGTGAGGATGTTTACTTTGATATGCAGATTACCAATGAAGACCCTACCTCTAACGTGGGCCGACAGACAATCATTCTTCGTGATTGCAACATAGACAGTATGGTGATTGCCAAGTTCGACGCCGATGGCGAATATTTAGATGAGGAAATGGAGTTTACATATGAAAGCTTTGAAATGCCCGAAACATTTCAGATGCTAAGCGGAATGTAAAAAAAGAGGAGGAATAATATATGAGTTTATCAGCATTTTTGAATCCTGTAAAGGAAGAAACCTGCAAGGTTGTAGCTAGCAAGCGTTTTATTGATGAGGACGGAAAGCCCGTGGAATGGGAGTTGAGAACTATTACTGCAGATGAGGATGAGGCAATCCGCAAGGCCTGCACCAAAAGGATGCCCATTCCTGGAAGAAAAGGCCAGTTTAGCCAAGAAACGGATTTAAACAAATATTTGGGTTTATTGGCGGTTTCCTGCACTGTATATCCCAACTTGAATGACGTAGAGCTGCAAAATGGGTATGGTGTGATGGGGGCGGACAATTTGTTGAAAACTATGCTTCATGCAGGGGAGTATACCCAATATGTTTCCAAGGTTCAAGAGTTAAATGGATATGATTCCTCCATGGATGAATTGGTGGAAGAGGCAAAAAACTAATTGATGGGGGCGATGGAGAGAGCAACTATGCATATTACTGCCTGCATCAGCTGCACCTATTGCCCTCACAATTTTTAAAACTTCCAAGAGAAGAAAAGGCTTTTCTGATTGCTTCTATTCAGTTAAAGGCGGAGAAAGAAAAAAGAGAATCCAAAAAAATGAAGAAAAGGTAGTTAGATTAGATAAAAAATTTATTGGGAAATAAGATAAGTTAAATAGAAAAGCATTCGGCATTTGTTGAATGCTTTTCTATTGTTTGGAAAGAAGGTGAGAAAATGGGAACGATTAAAACCTCGATTCAATTATTTGACGGGGCTACACCAGGGCTATTAGACATTGCCAATGCTTTAAATAGAGCAGTTCTTGGTTTTGAAGCCCTGGAACGGGCATCATCCAATTGCATTGATACCAATTCTTTGAGAGAAGGCAGAGAAGAATTGAATATGACAAAGTCATCATTTCAACAAATACAAGATTCTATCAAAGCGGCGGGGGAACAACAGAAAAAATTCAACAAAACAATAAGTACGGGTGCGGAAATATCAGAAGGTATCTTTTCAAATCAGGAAAAGGCAAGCGGCATAGTAGATAGCAACAGTGGGGCTGATCTTTCCGAAATGGGACAGAAAGCACTTGGAAGCTCCAATATTTCATCTGGGGTGGTGGGCAGTGGAGGGAATTTAAGTCTTGGTACAGGAGAAGAATTTCCTGAGGAAAAGGCAAAGCAGACAAAGAACGATAAAGTTAACGCGGCTGTTGATACATTAAGCAGTGTGATACCGCAAGGCTATACTTCTACTGATGAGATGAAAAATTCAATGTTTGCCGCGGCGGATGAAATAGATACAAAATTCAGCGGGCTTTCTCAAGTTCTAGGTTCTGTCTGGTCTGGTGTGACAGGGGAACAAGTGGAGGCTATAAAGGTTACCGACCTTTTGGCTAATAGCTGGGGCAGCTTTGCACCTGTTGTGACGGGAGCGGCAGCAGCAATGAATTTATATAATCTTGCTATGGATGCAGGTAAGGTGATTCAAGTTTTACAAGCTGCCGCCACAGTAATCGGTGCTGCATTTAATAAGCTGTGGACAACTTCTGTGGAGGAGCAGACGGCAGCGCAAGCTGGGCTTAACTCGGCAATCTTAACTTGCCCCATTACATGGATTATTGCAAGTATTATTGCTTTGATAGCTATAATATTTGCTGTGGTAGCATGGATAAACAAAACAAAAGAAACGAGTATTTCGGCTGTTGGAATTATTGCTGGTGCTTTTGCGGTTCTGGGGGCAGGTATATTTAATATTTTTGCATTTATCTGGAATATTGTCGCAATTTTTGTAAACTTTTTATTTAATGTTTTTCAAGATCCAATTGCGGCAATAAAAACGTTATTTTACGATTTAGCTATTAATGTAATTGGTTTTATTCGTAAAATTGCAGAAGGAATTGAAGCTCTATTAAATAAAATCCCTGGATTGGAAATAGATATTACCAGTAACTTAGACGGTCTTTTAAGTGAGCTAGAGAAAAAATCTCAAGATGTGAAAGACAAAGCTGGTTTTGAAGATGTAATGCAGACCCTTGACTATAAGGATTATAGTAATGCATTCAATAGTGGGTATTACAAAGGAGAACAATTACAAAACACATATGGCGGAATTTTCAGCGGCAGTTCGGCAGGGGATGGCGGCATGGATCAGCTTTTGCAAAACACAGCTAATACTGCCGCAAATACAGGGGCTATGACAGATAACATGGAAATTTCACAAGAGGATATAAGGTATCTTCGAGATATTTCAGAACGAGATGCCATCAATCGTTTTACCACGGCTCAGGTCAGTGTGGATTTTAAAAATGAAGCAACAATCAATTCTGATATGGATATTGACGGCGTGATGAATAAATTCACAGATGTGCTCCGTGAGGCAATCTTTACCCAGGCAGAGGAGGTGCATGCCATTGTATAAGGTTAGTATTGGACAGGTTGCTTTACCTGTGGCCCCAAGTAAAATAACCATGAAAATAAAAAACAACAACAAGACAATGGAATTGATTGATGGAAGTGAAATCAATTTTATTAGAACGCCGGGACTAAAGGAATTCAGCTTTGAGTTTTTGATTCCCCATGTGAAGTATCCCTTTGCTTATTATCCTGACGGCTTTCAAACTGCACAGGTGTATATTGACGCACTAAAATTGATGAAAATAGAAAAAAAGTGGTTTCAATTTGATATCCAACGACAACTACCCAATGGGAAAACAGAATTTGAAACTAGTGAGACAGTAACATTGGAGGACTATACCATTACAGAGGATACGGGAAACGGTCTAGATTTTATTGCTAATGTAACACTAAAGCAATATAACGAGCATAAAATCACCCACGTTGAGCCTGTGCAGACGACAGAGGATGGTGTTGTAGTAAAAGAAGTAACAGAGCGTAAGAGTGACAAGAAGACAAGTAATGTATATACTGTAAAAAAAGGGGATAGCCTGTGGAAAATTTGCAAGGCGCAATTGGGGGATGGTGCAAATTTTAAGGAAATCGCAAAGCTAAATGGCATTTCTAATCCCAATCTCATATATCCGGGGCAGGTGATTCAGATTGGTAATGCTTAATATAGTAAATGTAGATAAGGAATATACCCCTATTGTGGCAGGGGACATCAAATGGTCAACAGAGCGAGCGGGTGTACCGGGAAGCTTAACTTTTGATGTGGTAAAGAATGGGGAGCTAAATTTTCATGAAGGGAATTTAGTAAAGCTTTGTGTTGACAAAACTCCTGTTTTTTTGGGCTATGTTTTTCAGAAAAAAAGAAGCAAAGGCGAAATAATTAGCGTTACTGCTTATGACCAGCTGAGGTATCTGAAAAATAAGGACAGCTTTATCTTTGAGAAGTTGACCGCAACGGAATTTATACACAGAGTAGCCAAGTATTTTTCACT is a genomic window containing:
- a CDS encoding HK97 gp10 family phage protein gives rise to the protein MARWAKVDFKQLTKLRDEVNKFHGEEFPKFQEKMEREMATRLVLKALKRTPTDPKDSPGIRAGWSIGDVRYEGGSYSIEVYNSCIYANSVEWGYLAKDGRTLIPGRFMLHLSEEELRQDADKVIEEKLMEVLRRGFP
- a CDS encoding phage tail terminator family protein, coding for MISKLMTGIEHAIRKEFPETTYKIYTETTEYDSPCFFIRCISQSRNAKLGERFMLNTSFEVQYFSGRGNNECWEVAEKLRELLDVISLGEDLVQGRNGNYRVDSGVLHFVMDYNLPMMREQDAVDLMEEVTVYGKARESGK
- a CDS encoding phage tail sheath family protein encodes the protein MGLGGGTYLVQNKTLPGAYINFISAARASATLSDRGYAAMALELDWGVDGEMFTIENGDFQKDSLKILGYDYSHEKLKGLRDLFCNAKTLYAYRLNSGNKAVNPFATARYSGIRGNDIKIMISANVDEPTKFDVVTLMENTKVDIQTVAEAAELKDNNFVVFKKDGVLQETAATPLAGGTNGQTTGASYQAFLDKAEAYSFNTLGCLSKEESIKGLFVAFTKRLRDEMGIKFQTVMFNKAADYEGIINLKNKVTDGEETSLVYWLTGATAGCAVNKSIANKEYDGEFLVDTAYKQSQYAAALDAGEFVFHKIGDEVRVLDDINSFVSVNTDKNEDFASNQVIRVIDQIGNDIAVLFNTRYMGKVQNNESGRIAFWNDLVSYNKQMEQIQAIENFVSDELIVKKGNDKKSVVVVNPVTPVCAMTKLYMTVVVE
- a CDS encoding phage tail tube protein; the protein is MSNITMLSKDAISAKKAECFITIEGNRYNFMSAISVEAKMEKTKAEVPILGRMNKGHKAVGANGTGSATFHYNTSIFRELMKRYQDTGEDVYFDMQITNEDPTSNVGRQTIILRDCNIDSMVIAKFDADGEYLDEEMEFTYESFEMPETFQMLSGM
- a CDS encoding phage tail assembly chaperone, yielding MSLSAFLNPVKEETCKVVASKRFIDEDGKPVEWELRTITADEDEAIRKACTKRMPIPGRKGQFSQETDLNKYLGLLAVSCTVYPNLNDVELQNGYGVMGADNLLKTMLHAGEYTQYVSKVQELNGYDSSMDELVEEAKN
- a CDS encoding LysM peptidoglycan-binding domain-containing protein, which encodes MYKVSIGQVALPVAPSKITMKIKNNNKTMELIDGSEINFIRTPGLKEFSFEFLIPHVKYPFAYYPDGFQTAQVYIDALKLMKIEKKWFQFDIQRQLPNGKTEFETSETVTLEDYTITEDTGNGLDFIANVTLKQYNEHKITHVEPVQTTEDGVVVKEVTERKSDKKTSNVYTVKKGDSLWKICKAQLGDGANFKEIAKLNGISNPNLIYPGQVIQIGNA